A window from Exiguobacterium marinum DSM 16307 encodes these proteins:
- a CDS encoding DUF1146 family protein — MINTVFSLAIYVIAIYVAWWALLPVKWDKLLNQVKSPQAAVLRVLVAVVFGSLIAQFFLEYIRLAQALAPIQ; from the coding sequence ATGATCAATACCGTATTTTCGCTAGCGATTTACGTTATAGCGATTTACGTCGCTTGGTGGGCCCTCTTACCCGTCAAATGGGATAAGTTGCTCAATCAAGTGAAGAGTCCGCAAGCAGCAGTTTTGCGTGTTCTCGTAGCTGTCGTCTTCGGTTCACTGATTGCCCAGTTCTTTTTGGAGTATATCCGATTGGCGCAGGCGCTCGCACCTATACAGTAG
- the murA gene encoding UDP-N-acetylglucosamine 1-carboxyvinyltransferase — MKDLIVVRGGRKLSGTVRVEGAKNAVLKTLVATLLASEGKSILQNVPRLADVYTINKVLRHLGAEVSFNEEKNEVTVDASGNIKDEAPLEYVRKMRASILVMGPLLARLGHARVAMPGGCSIGSRPIDLHLKGFEAMGAKTVIGNGFVEASVEGRLQGAKIYLDFPSVGATENIMMAAVLAEGTTIIENVAKEPEIVDLANFLNGMGAHVRGAGTETIRIEGVEALRGAEHSIIPDRIEAGTFLVAGAITGSDIEVIGAEREHLRPLISKMEEMGVRFEDTAEGMRVSAPDELKPVDVKTMPHPGFPTDMQSQMMALVLKAGGTSVITETVFENRFMHVEEFRRMNADIKIEGRSAIVKGGVGLQGAEVVATDLRAGASLILAGLIAEKETRVGDLYHIDRGYVDFHKKLQALGADIERIEGTVEVAEEMVQN; from the coding sequence ATGAAGGATTTGATTGTAGTCCGTGGAGGACGTAAACTGTCAGGTACTGTACGCGTTGAGGGAGCAAAAAACGCCGTACTAAAAACATTGGTTGCCACTCTATTAGCTAGCGAAGGAAAGTCAATCTTACAAAATGTACCACGTCTTGCTGACGTGTACACGATTAATAAAGTACTTCGTCACCTCGGTGCAGAGGTATCGTTCAATGAAGAAAAGAATGAAGTAACTGTCGATGCGTCGGGCAACATCAAAGATGAAGCACCGCTTGAGTACGTCCGTAAGATGCGTGCTTCAATCCTCGTCATGGGACCTCTTCTCGCTCGTCTTGGTCATGCTCGTGTAGCGATGCCAGGCGGATGCTCGATCGGCTCACGTCCAATTGACCTCCATTTAAAAGGATTCGAAGCGATGGGTGCGAAGACGGTCATCGGGAACGGATTCGTAGAAGCCTCTGTAGAAGGTCGCCTTCAGGGTGCTAAGATTTACTTGGACTTCCCATCTGTTGGTGCGACTGAGAACATCATGATGGCTGCTGTGCTCGCAGAAGGCACAACCATCATCGAGAACGTTGCAAAAGAACCTGAAATCGTAGACCTTGCGAACTTCTTGAACGGAATGGGCGCACACGTACGCGGTGCAGGTACAGAAACGATTCGCATCGAAGGTGTGGAAGCACTCCGCGGCGCAGAGCACTCAATCATTCCTGATCGCATCGAAGCAGGTACATTCCTCGTCGCCGGCGCGATTACAGGAAGTGACATCGAAGTCATCGGCGCAGAACGTGAACATCTTCGTCCACTCATTTCAAAAATGGAAGAGATGGGTGTTCGTTTCGAGGATACTGCTGAAGGCATGCGTGTCTCAGCACCGGATGAGTTGAAGCCGGTTGATGTGAAGACAATGCCACACCCTGGATTCCCGACAGATATGCAATCGCAAATGATGGCACTCGTCTTGAAAGCAGGTGGCACATCTGTCATTACGGAAACGGTGTTCGAGAATCGTTTCATGCACGTGGAAGAGTTCCGTCGCATGAATGCGGATATTAAGATTGAAGGACGTTCAGCAATCGTCAAAGGAGGCGTAGGCCTTCAAGGAGCAGAGGTCGTTGCAACTGACCTTCGTGCTGGAGCATCACTTATTCTCGCAGGTCTCATCGCAGAAAAAGAGACACGCGTTGGTGATTTATATCATATCGACCGTGGATACGTCGACTTCCACAAGAAACTTCAAGCACTCGGTGCAGACATCGAGCGTATTGAAGGGACTGTCGAAGTTGCTGAAGAAATGGTTCAGAACTAA
- the mreB gene encoding rod shape-determining protein, whose product MFSKDIGIDLGTANVVIHVKGKGIVLDEPSVVAMKRSTGKVLAVGSEAYEMVGRTPGDIVAIRPLRDGVIADFATTEEMLRHFIEKIQVRGFFGGIRMLICTPANVTPVEAKAIREAAEKAGAKEVFLAVEPKAAAVGSGMDIWKPVGHMIIDIGGGTTDVAILSMGDIVCGETIKIAGDRFDTDILRAIKEKHKLIIGERTAEQIKKEIATVFPGGRNETMDIRGRDMVRGLPRTVTITSEELREAMAESANEIVEATKRVLEQTPPELAADIIDRGIIMTGGGSLLHGLDQLVAERVMLPVMMAEEPTLSVAHGTGIMLENLDRLK is encoded by the coding sequence ATGTTTTCAAAAGATATCGGGATTGATTTAGGGACAGCAAATGTTGTCATTCACGTCAAAGGGAAAGGAATCGTCTTAGACGAGCCTTCAGTCGTTGCGATGAAACGCTCTACAGGGAAAGTACTAGCAGTCGGTTCAGAAGCGTATGAGATGGTTGGTCGTACACCTGGTGATATCGTAGCGATTCGTCCTCTCCGTGATGGAGTCATCGCCGATTTCGCCACTACAGAAGAAATGCTCCGTCACTTCATCGAAAAAATTCAAGTCCGAGGCTTCTTCGGAGGCATTCGTATGTTGATTTGTACACCTGCGAACGTCACACCGGTCGAAGCAAAAGCGATTCGCGAAGCAGCTGAGAAAGCAGGAGCGAAAGAGGTCTTTCTTGCCGTAGAACCGAAAGCGGCAGCCGTTGGTTCAGGCATGGATATTTGGAAGCCAGTCGGTCACATGATCATCGATATCGGTGGTGGGACGACAGACGTCGCCATCCTCTCGATGGGAGACATCGTTTGCGGTGAAACAATCAAGATTGCCGGGGACCGTTTCGATACGGACATCCTTCGCGCCATCAAAGAAAAGCATAAGCTCATCATCGGGGAGCGTACAGCCGAGCAAATAAAGAAAGAAATTGCAACCGTATTCCCAGGTGGGCGTAACGAAACGATGGATATTCGTGGACGTGACATGGTACGTGGATTGCCACGTACGGTGACCATCACGTCGGAGGAACTTCGCGAAGCAATGGCTGAATCAGCCAATGAAATCGTCGAAGCGACGAAGCGGGTGTTAGAACAGACACCACCAGAACTCGCAGCTGATATTATTGACCGTGGCATCATCATGACAGGTGGAGGATCACTCCTTCACGGTCTTGACCAACTTGTAGCAGAGCGCGTCATGCTTCCAGTCATGATGGCCGAGGAGCCGACACTCAGTGTCGCGCACGGGACAGGCATCATGCTCGAGAACTTAGATCGATTGAAGTAA
- a CDS encoding response regulator yields MRTILIEDEHHILGMMERIIKEEPSLEWIGSFQSPVQALTFIQKHPVDLVFLDIEMPEMTGLELATYLPERTQIVFTTAHQQYAVEAFNLHATHYLLKPITEQMIHNVIPRIIQRYETIQQKNLHQSCRIQFLDRFSVRTQDGSLVKWPTQKTEELFAYLVYHRKQVVNKWVLAETLYPDIDEPQRALHNVYNTIYRLKKTLAEHELDIIVNTINNGYSIELGDTCACDYYDWLDATESTISKTDLKNRLFVDKDYTWH; encoded by the coding sequence ATGCGTACGATTTTAATTGAAGATGAACATCATATTTTAGGGATGATGGAGCGGATTATAAAAGAGGAGCCGTCTCTTGAGTGGATTGGTTCGTTCCAAAGTCCGGTTCAAGCTCTCACTTTTATTCAAAAGCACCCGGTAGACCTTGTCTTTTTAGATATCGAGATGCCTGAAATGACCGGGCTTGAGCTTGCCACCTATTTGCCTGAACGGACGCAGATCGTCTTTACAACGGCCCATCAACAATATGCAGTCGAAGCATTCAATCTTCATGCGACACATTACTTGTTGAAGCCAATCACTGAGCAGATGATTCATAATGTCATTCCACGTATCATCCAGCGCTATGAGACAATTCAACAAAAGAACCTCCATCAATCTTGTCGCATACAATTCTTGGATCGTTTTTCGGTACGAACACAAGATGGAAGCCTTGTGAAGTGGCCAACGCAAAAAACGGAGGAGTTATTCGCTTATTTGGTCTATCATCGTAAACAGGTCGTTAATAAATGGGTGCTTGCCGAAACACTTTATCCGGACATCGATGAACCACAACGCGCCTTACACAACGTATACAACACTATCTATCGATTGAAGAAGACGTTAGCTGAACATGAACTCGATATTATTGTCAATACGATAAATAATGGCTATTCCATCGAACTTGGTGATACCTGTGCCTGTGATTATTATGATTGGCTTGATGCGACTGAATCTACGATTTCAAAAACGGACTTGAAAAATCGCTTGTTTGTCGACAAAGACTATACGTGGCACTAA